CCGACGGTGGAGCCGACAACCCCAGCCAGGCCGATTTGGCGATCGACGGCAATTCGAGCACCTCGTGGAAAACCGACGTCTACACCGATCCCGTCCCGTTCCCCGGTTTCAAGAACGGGGTCGGGTTGATGTTGCAGCTGCCCCAGTCCACGGTCGTCGGCACCGTCGCCATTAACGTGGCCAGCACCGGCACCAAGGTGGAAATCCGCTCGGCATCCACGCCGACACCGGCCACGCTGGAGGACACCACCGTGTTGGCTTCGGCTACAGCGCTCAAGCCCGGTCCCAACACCATCTCGGTCAAAGGGGCCGCACCGACCTCAAATCTGCTGGTATGGATCTCAACCTTGGGAACCACCGACGGTAAGAGCCAAGCCGACATCTCGGAGATCACCGTCTACGCCGCATCCTGACCGGGTCCGGTACCGGCAGTACCGGCCAGCCGGGGTGAAGTGCCACGCCCGCACCGATTGGTTACTGTCCGGCCGTGGGTTCCGGGAGCCGTCACGAACGCAGCGACGCCGAGCTGCTGGCCGCCCATGTCGCCGGCGACCGGCACGCCTTCGATCAGTTGTTCGTCCGTCATCACCGCCAGCTACACCGGCTCGCGCGGCTCACCAGTCGGACCCCCGAAGACGCCGACGACGCCCTGCAAGACGCCATGCTGTCAGCACACCGCGGCGCCGGCTCTTTCCGGTACGACGCCGCCGTCAGCAGTTGGCTGCACCGCATCGTGGTCAACGCTTGCCTGGACCGGCTGCGTCGAACCAACGCTGCGCCGACCACCCCGTTGGAGGACGTGTATCCGGTCGCCGATCGGACGGCTCAGGTCGAGACCGCGATCGTGGTGCAGCGGGCATTGCTGCGGCTGCCGGTTGAACAACGCGCCGCAGTGGTCGCCGTGGACATGCAGGGGTACTCGGTCGCCGACACCGCCCGGATGCTGGGGGTGGCCGAGGGCACCGTCAAGAGCCGCTGCGCCCGAGCGCGGGCCCGCCTCGCGCGGCTGTTGGGCTACCTGAACACAGGTGCCGACACCACCTCCGACCGCGCTGCTGGTCAGCCATAG
The nucleotide sequence above comes from Mycobacterium decipiens. Encoded proteins:
- the sigM gene encoding RNA polymerase sigma factor SigM, which translates into the protein MGSGSRHERSDAELLAAHVAGDRHAFDQLFVRHHRQLHRLARLTSRTPEDADDALQDAMLSAHRGAGSFRYDAAVSSWLHRIVVNACLDRLRRTNAAPTTPLEDVYPVADRTAQVETAIVVQRALLRLPVEQRAAVVAVDMQGYSVADTARMLGVAEGTVKSRCARARARLARLLGYLNTGADTTSDRAAGQP